Proteins encoded together in one Paracoccus sp. SMMA_5_TC window:
- a CDS encoding ABC transporter ATP-binding protein yields MGALTLSQVTKSFGATDVIKGVDLQVDDGEFCVFVGPSGCGKSTLLRMIAGLEDVTSGDVRIDGARINDLAPAKREIAMVFQSYALYPHLTVRENMGLALRQAGVSRDRITQATDKAAAMLSLGHLMDRRPSEMSGGQRQRVAIGRAIVRTPKLFLFDEPLSNLDAALRVQTRIEIARLHRELGATMIYVTHDQVEAMTLADKIVVLRGGVVEQVGRPMDLYNDPDNTFVAGFIGSPQMNFLKAGVLGLRSDTLGIRPEHLTIDAGGQGQIAGRISHVEKLGGETLVYVNAPDHGLLTVRLFGEQDYAVDEQVTLGFQPARAYHFDAEGRRLR; encoded by the coding sequence ATGGGTGCCCTGACCCTGAGCCAAGTGACCAAATCCTTTGGTGCGACCGATGTCATCAAGGGTGTCGACCTGCAGGTCGATGACGGAGAGTTCTGCGTCTTTGTCGGCCCTTCGGGCTGCGGCAAGTCGACCCTGCTGCGCATGATTGCCGGGCTTGAGGATGTGACCTCGGGCGATGTGCGGATCGATGGCGCGCGCATCAACGACCTGGCCCCGGCAAAGCGTGAAATCGCCATGGTGTTTCAAAGCTATGCGCTTTATCCGCATCTGACGGTGCGCGAGAACATGGGCCTGGCGCTGCGCCAGGCGGGCGTCAGCCGTGACCGCATCACCCAGGCCACCGACAAGGCGGCGGCGATGCTGTCGCTGGGCCATCTGATGGACCGGCGTCCCAGCGAGATGTCGGGCGGCCAGCGTCAGCGCGTGGCCATCGGCCGCGCAATCGTGCGCACGCCGAAACTGTTCCTGTTCGACGAGCCGCTGTCGAACCTGGACGCGGCGCTGCGCGTGCAGACCCGGATCGAGATTGCGCGCCTGCACCGCGAACTGGGCGCGACGATGATCTATGTGACCCACGACCAGGTCGAGGCGATGACCCTGGCCGACAAGATCGTGGTCTTGCGGGGCGGCGTGGTCGAACAGGTCGGCCGGCCGATGGATCTGTATAACGACCCCGACAACACCTTTGTCGCCGGCTTCATCGGCAGCCCGCAGATGAACTTCCTCAAGGCGGGGGTGCTGGGGCTGCGTTCGGATACGCTGGGGATCCGTCCCGAACACCTGACCATCGACGCGGGCGGGCAGGGCCAGATTGCCGGCCGCATCAGCCATGTCGAAAAGCTGGGCGGTGAAACGCTGGTCTATGTCAATGCGCCCGATCACGGGTTGCTGACGGTGCGGCTGTTCGGCGAACAGGATTATGCGGTGGACGAACAGGTGACGCT